The DNA window TTAGCTAAGGTGCTGATGCGCTGGTACTGGCGCGCCGGTCAGTTGGATACCCGCCGCAGCAAAAAGCAACGACCGGTGGTACGCAAATCCGCCTAGTTGCTTGGCACCGTTAGTCGATATACTCGCCATCTTCGCTGTCTTCGTTGTTGGGATTCGACCAAGCTGGTTTCAGGTCGAGGGGGGCATCCCAGGCATCTTCCAGTACTTCCACGTTGGTGGCTTTTTGCGATGGCGAGGAGGGAGAAGAAGTGGGTTGTTCTGGTTCTGGTTGGGGGGATGCTTCTAAATCGGCTTCGGCGGGGTTTGCTGATGGCGTTTCTGTTGTCTCTTGCTGGTTTTCTGGCGGTGGGGTTTCCCCGGTACCGTTGTTGTCTGCTAGGTCTAATTTGGAGGCGTCTTTCTCCTTGCGCGGTTTTTGCGACCGGAAGGTTAGCTGTTGGTCTTCCACGTCGATAACTACGGTATCCCCAGAGGCAAACAGATTTTCCAAGATTTTGGTGGCAATGGGGTCTTGCAATTCTTTCTGAATGGCGCGTTTGAGCGGACGTGCGCCGTATACTGGGTCGTAGCCGACGTTGGCTAGATAGCCTTTCGCTGCATCGGTGATTTGCAAGTGAATGTTTTGGTCTGCCAAAAGACCTTCCAAATCGGCTACTTGAATGCCGACGATTTGTTGCAATTCGTCGCGGTTGAGAGGATGGAAGATAATGGTTTCGTCGAGACGGTTGAGGAATTCCGGACGGAAATGGCGTCGCAGTTCGGTCATGACGCGCGATCGCATTTCTTGGTAGTAGCTATCATCCCCCGCTACATCTAAAATATACTCGCTGCCAATATTGCTGGTCATGACAATGACGGTATTGCTGGCATCGATGGTACGTCCTTGGGAATCGGTGATTCTGCCCTCATCCAACAGTTGCAGCAAGATATTGAAAACGTCGGTATGGGCTTTTTCTACTTCGTCAAACAAAACGACAGAATAAGGATGGGCGCGGATGGCTTTGGAAAGCTGCCCCCCTTCGTCGTAGCCCAAATATCCCGGTGGCGCTCCCACCAAGCGGGAAATGGCATGACGTTCCATGTATTCCGACATGTCGATGCGAATCAGGGCGTCTTCGGTATCGAACAAGCATTCCGCTAACGCTCTGGCCAGTTCGGTTTTGCCGACCCCCGTTGGTCCCATGAACAGGAAGGAACCAATGGGACGTTTGGGGTCTTTCATGCCAGCTCTGGCACGGCGAATGGCGGTTGCTACGGCGGTGACGGCTTCTTGCTGTCCGATGACCCGTTTGTGGAGCTGGTCTTCCAGTTGCAGGAGTTTTTGTTTCTCTGACTCCAGCAAGCGATTTACGGGAATGCCGGTCCATTTGGCGACGATTTCGGCAATGTCTTCTTCGGTGACTTGTTCGCGCAGTAAGTTGGACCCTTCCGATTGTAACTTCAGCAGCTTGGCTTCGTATTCTTCGCGATCGCATTGGATTTTTTCCAAACGACCGTATTTTAACTGTGCGGCGCGGTTGAGGTCGTAATCCCGTTCGGCGCGTTCGATTTGCACCCGCAGTTGGTCTTCTTCTTCTTTGATGGTATTGATGGTTTCCAGCAGTTGTTTTTCATCCTGCCACTGGGAATTTAATTTCTCCTGGGTGGTGCTTAACTGCTGAATTTCCGATTGAATCCGTTCCAAGCGATCGCGAAGCGTCTCCGAAGGAGAATCGCTGGCGGTGCTGTATCCCCCAGTACGAGCGTGTTTTTCCTCGCCTTCCAGGGAAAGTTTCTCCATTTCCAACTGCATCAGCCGCCGTTCTACACTCTCCAACTCATCCGGCTTGGAAGTAATCTCCATTTTTAACTTCGCCGCCGCTTCATCCACCAAATCGATGGCTTTATCCGGCAAAAAGCGATCGCTAATATACCGACTAGACAGCGTTGCCGCCGCCACCAGCGCCGAATCCATAATCTTCACACCGTGGTGAACCTCGTAGCGTTCCTTCAACCCCCGCAAAATGGAAATCGCATCTTCCGAAGAAGGTTCCCGCACCAAAATCGGCTGAAACCGACGTTCCAACGCCGCATCTTTCTCAATATACTTGCGATATTCCTCCAGCGTCGTCGCACCAATACAGCGGAGTTCCCCCCGCGCCAACATAGGTTTGAGCAAATTACCAGCATCCATGGAACTGTTCGACCCAGAACCAGTTCCCACCAACGTATGCAACTCATCAATAAACAGCACAATTTGACCGTCGGAAAGCGCCACCTCCCGCAAAACCGCACGCAAGCGTTTTTCAAAATCGCCGCGATACTTGGCACCGGCAATGGTACTTCCCAAATCCAAAGACACCAACTGTCGGTCTTTCAAAGACTCCGGCACATCGCCATTAACAATTCGTTGCGCCATCGCCTCAGCAATCGCCGTTTTCCCCACACCGGGTTCGCCAATCAACAAAGGATTGTTTTTGGTACGCCGCGAAAGTACCTGAATCACCCGGCGAATTTCCTCATCGCGCCCAATTACCGGATCTAATTTACCAGCTCTCGCCTCTTCCGTCAGGTCGCGACCGTATTTCTCCAGTGCGGAAGTAGATTGCTCCTCAGACGATTCGCTGCTTTCTTCCGCTTCGGTGGTTTCGGTTTCTTCGTCTTCTTCTCGCGATTTCTGCTTGCTGGCGGCGGCTTTTTCCGTACGGTGCAAGTTTTGAACCGCCGTTTCCAAATCTTCGCGGTTGAGATTGAGGGTTTTACAAGTCCGTTTGCCGATGCGATCGTCTTTTAGGAATGCTAGCAGCAGATGTTCGATGTCAATGCATTTATCCTGTAGCTCTTCCCGTTGAATTTCGGCGTTATCCAACAGCACATCCAAACCGTGACCCAAATACAGTTGTTCAACCACGCCAACTTTTGGCTGGCGCTTGGCAAATCTTTCCAAATCCTGCTGGATGCGTTCGGCTTGCACGCCGGTTTGGCTCAAAATAGTGGTGGCTCGCTCTGTATTTTCCAGCAAAGCGAGCATGACATGTTCGACTTCTAACTGTTGGGAACGAAATTTGCGAGCAATGTCTTGCGATTCCACGAGCGCTTCCCAAGCTCGGTCTGTAAATTTATCTGGATCGGTTGGCTGCATCGCGACTAAATTTCCTTTTCAGCTGTATCCTATACAAATGTGTGTGACAGCGTAACAAAAATTGGCTGTTTATCCTGAGCTGGGTGGCCCTTTCCTATTGTATCGACTCCTGGTGTTGACCAGACAAGGTTGCTGCCGACAATGTCATGCAATACCTAAAAACAAGTTGAACATCCTTCCTTTCTAGGCATTTTTTCCCGTATCCTAGCAGGCAACGGTTCGACTTAGCTCACCGTACATGGGGAGGATGTTTTTATGATTTCCGATACGGCTATAGCAGATATCCGCGCGCGCGAAATTCTCGATTCTCGCGGCAGACCGACAGTAGAGGCAGAAGTACACCTGTTTAACGGTGTGGTTGGCGTGGCACAGGTTCCCAGCGGTGCTTCCACGGGAACGTTTGAGGCACACGAACTGCGAGACGACGAAAGCAGCCGCTACAGCGGTAAAGGGGTTTCCAGAGCGGTGCGCAACGTTCACGAAATTATTGCACCAATGCTTTCGGAACAGGATGCGCTCAATCAGGCATCGCTGGATTATCAAATGCTCGATCGCGATGGTACTGACAATAAGAAAAATTTGGGTGCCAATGCGATTTTGGCGGTGTCTCTGGCGATGGCAAAAGCCAGTGCCGAGGCGTTGGAAATTCCACTGTACCGCTATTTGGGGGGTCCGCTGGCAAATTTGCTGCCGGTTCCTCTGATGAATGTGTTAAACGGTGGTGCCCACGCGGCGAACAATGTGGATTTCCAGGAGTTTATGATTGTACCGGTGGGAGCGCCCAGTTTTAAAGAGGCTTTGCGCTGGGGAGCGGAAGTTTTTGCCTCTTTGAGCAAGGTTTTGAATGAAAAAGGGTTGCTCACTGGTGTTGGCGATGAAGGCGGCTATGCGCCCAATTTGGGGTCCAATCAGGAGGCACTGGAGTTTCTGATTGCGGCGATCGAACGAGCTGGTTACAAACCAGGAGAACAGGTGGCTTTGGCGCTGGATGTAGCTGCCAATGAGTTTTACCAAGACGGTCAGTATGTTTACGAAGGCTCTACCCATTCGGCGGCGGAATTGGTGGATTATTTGGGGCAGTTGAGCGATCGCTATCCTATTATTTCCATTGAAGATGGTCTGTACGAGGAAGATTGGGAAAACTGGCAGCTCCTATCGCAAAAACTGGGCAACAAGCTACAGTTGGTAGGCGACGATTTGTTTGTCACCAATCCCACTCGGTTGAAAAAAGGCATTGAAACCAATTCTGGTAACGCCATTTTGATTAAGCTCAACCAAATTGGGTCGCTCACCGAAACCCTGGAAACCATCGACCTAGCCAACCGCCATGGTTACCGTTCGGTTGTCAGCCACCGTTCTGGCGAAACGGAGGATACCACCATTGCCGATTTAGCCGTAGCTACCCGCGCCGGTCAAATTAAAACCGGTTCCCTCTCCCGCAGCGAACGCGTTGCCAAGTACAACCGCTTGCTGCGCATTGAAGATGAATTGGGCGATCGCGCTGTCTATGCCGGTGCCGTCGGCTTTGGTCCTCGCGTTGACGCCTAACTGCAAATATTTCTAGTTTTTTAGCAACCTCCCCTCTTTAGCACAAGAGGGGATTTTTGTCAATACATTCAACACCGAAATTTAGGGATAAAAGCTCAACTGGGGCAACCCCAACGTTTCCTGCCAGCCCATCATCAAGTTCAGACATTGTACCGCCTGTCCGGCTTGTCCTTTTAACAAATTATCAATAGCAGACATAACCACAACCCGACCGGTACGTGGGTCTACCTCAATGCCAAGATAGGCTAAATTGGTCCCGCAAGCCCATTTGGTCTGGGGATAAGTACCTCCGGGCAAAATTCGTACCCAGGGAGAATGGCGGTAAAACGCCTTGTAAATGGTGACCAAATCTTCCCGTACCAATCCCGGGTCGCGCAAAGTAGCATAAACTGTAGCCAAAATCCCCCGTACCATGGGAATTAGATGGGGGGTGAATTGCACGGCAATTTCGTGACCGGCCAGTTCCGTACAAATTTGTTCAATTTCTGGACTGTGACGGTGGCGCGCTACGCCATAAGCCGCTAAACTATTATCAGCTTCCGCTAGCAATAAATTGGTTTTGGCCTTGCGACCGGCACCAGAAGTTCCCGATTTGGCATCGATAATGGCGGTATCGGGGACAATCAATCCCTGTTTGAACAGCGGAGATAAAGCCAGCAAACTAGCGGTGGGATAGCATCCCGGACATCCTATCAGTTGGGCATTTTTAATGCGATCGCGATAGAGTTCCGGCAACCCATACACCGCAGTAGCGGCTACAGATTCGTCGGTACGGTGTTCTCCATACCAGGCTTGATAGGTCGCCAGGTCGTAAAATCGATAGTCGGCACTGAGGTCGAGAACTTTACAACCTTTTTCTAAGAGTTTGGGAGCCATTTGCCAAGCCAAGCCGTTGGGTAAGGAGAGAAAAACCACCTCAGCTTTAGCAGCAATGGTATCTGCATCTACTGGTTCGATATCCAAATCGACAACATGACCGAGATGGGGATATAACTCGGCAAACGATTTCCCGGCACTGCTGTCGCCTCCCAAATAGGTGATTTTTACCTGGGGATGTTCTTGTAACAGCCGCACCAATTGCACGCCTCCATAGCCGGAAGCGCCTACAATGGCAGCGGTAATGAATCCGTCCTCTCCCATTTTGCCTACCTCTTCATTTGTATGACCGAACAAATTGTGACGAAAACAACGAAAATCGTTGGTTTTACTTTTTACTGGCGGAATGCTAGCAAAAGAATGTTGGCAGCATTGTAGTATCATTTGCCGCGATCGGTAGAAATTCCCACAGCAAATTTTCCACCGGCGGTTTTCGGTAGTCTAACACCGAGATAGGAACCGATATTTTAGAATAGGGGAAATCCAGTGGCAAAGCCCTTGATTCCAGTACTTTCTAAAAGCAGATACGATGTTTGATTTTTTCAATAGCCTACTCGGTCGCCATCCAGAATCGATTAAAGCCAAGGTAGAAATCTACACCTGGCAAATTTGCCCCTACTGTATCCGCGCCAAACTGCTTTTGTGGTGGAAAGGCGTGGATTTTATCGAGTATAAAATCGATGGAGACGAAGCTGCCCGGGAAAAAATGGCCAAACGCGCTCAAGGTAGGCGCAAAGTGCCGCAAATTTTCATCAATGGGGAACCCATCGGTGGCTGCGACGAACTGTACCAGCTTGATGGGGAAGAAAAGCTAGACAAAATGCTATCGCGCGCGCCTTCTAAAGGGTTTGCTGCCTAACGAATACCAACCCTACCAACGCCACCGTCGCTGGATGGCATACGCTGTGGAATTAGCCGTAGCTGCTGGGGAAGCCGGGGAAGTTCCGGTAGCGGCGGTGGTGGTGGATGGGCAAGATTCTTTGGTGTCGGCAGCCACCAACCGACAAAAACGCGATCGCGATCCTACCGCCCACGCGGAAATTCTCGCCATTCGCCAAGCAACGCAAAAACAACAAAATCGCTATTTAACCGATTGTACGCTATACGTGACCTTAGAACCCTGTCCCATGTGCGCCGGCGCGATCGTACATGCGCGTTTGCAGGTATTGGTCTACGGTGCCGACGACCCCAAAACCGGTGCCATTCGTACCGTTGCCAACCTTCCCGATAGTGCCCTTTCCAACCATCGTCTCAGCGTTTGGGGAGGGATTTTGGAGTCAGACTGTCGGCATTTGTTACAAGATTGGTTTGGTAGGCGACGTGTGGGAGGATAGGGTGCCCCCAGACTCTCATGATTGCCCCATCGCAAAACCCACCGTATCCATTGCCACCAAATCGAGCTACAATCGCAAGTAGGAAGGCTTTAAAAAAGTTTACAGGCGATTATTAAACATCGGAATCGATCCGTGGAAGAAAGCAAAAACCAACAATTCGAGTTTGACTCGGTAGAAAGTGCCCTGGAAGACCTAAAGCAGGGGCGATCGCTCATTGTGGTCGATGACGAAAACCGAGAAAACGAAGGAGACCTCATTTGTGCCGCTCAATTTGCGACGCCAGAGGTCATCAATTTCATGGCCGTTCATGCCAGG is part of the Geitlerinema sp. PCC 9228 genome and encodes:
- a CDS encoding AAA family ATPase, whose amino-acid sequence is MQPTDPDKFTDRAWEALVESQDIARKFRSQQLEVEHVMLALLENTERATTILSQTGVQAERIQQDLERFAKRQPKVGVVEQLYLGHGLDVLLDNAEIQREELQDKCIDIEHLLLAFLKDDRIGKRTCKTLNLNREDLETAVQNLHRTEKAAASKQKSREEDEETETTEAEESSESSEEQSTSALEKYGRDLTEEARAGKLDPVIGRDEEIRRVIQVLSRRTKNNPLLIGEPGVGKTAIAEAMAQRIVNGDVPESLKDRQLVSLDLGSTIAGAKYRGDFEKRLRAVLREVALSDGQIVLFIDELHTLVGTGSGSNSSMDAGNLLKPMLARGELRCIGATTLEEYRKYIEKDAALERRFQPILVREPSSEDAISILRGLKERYEVHHGVKIMDSALVAAATLSSRYISDRFLPDKAIDLVDEAAAKLKMEITSKPDELESVERRLMQLEMEKLSLEGEEKHARTGGYSTASDSPSETLRDRLERIQSEIQQLSTTQEKLNSQWQDEKQLLETINTIKEEEDQLRVQIERAERDYDLNRAAQLKYGRLEKIQCDREEYEAKLLKLQSEGSNLLREQVTEEDIAEIVAKWTGIPVNRLLESEKQKLLQLEDQLHKRVIGQQEAVTAVATAIRRARAGMKDPKRPIGSFLFMGPTGVGKTELARALAECLFDTEDALIRIDMSEYMERHAISRLVGAPPGYLGYDEGGQLSKAIRAHPYSVVLFDEVEKAHTDVFNILLQLLDEGRITDSQGRTIDASNTVIVMTSNIGSEYILDVAGDDSYYQEMRSRVMTELRRHFRPEFLNRLDETIIFHPLNRDELQQIVGIQVADLEGLLADQNIHLQITDAAKGYLANVGYDPVYGARPLKRAIQKELQDPIATKILENLFASGDTVVIDVEDQQLTFRSQKPRKEKDASKLDLADNNGTGETPPPENQQETTETPSANPAEADLEASPQPEPEQPTSSPSSPSQKATNVEVLEDAWDAPLDLKPAWSNPNNEDSEDGEYID
- the eno gene encoding phosphopyruvate hydratase, with translation MISDTAIADIRAREILDSRGRPTVEAEVHLFNGVVGVAQVPSGASTGTFEAHELRDDESSRYSGKGVSRAVRNVHEIIAPMLSEQDALNQASLDYQMLDRDGTDNKKNLGANAILAVSLAMAKASAEALEIPLYRYLGGPLANLLPVPLMNVLNGGAHAANNVDFQEFMIVPVGAPSFKEALRWGAEVFASLSKVLNEKGLLTGVGDEGGYAPNLGSNQEALEFLIAAIERAGYKPGEQVALALDVAANEFYQDGQYVYEGSTHSAAELVDYLGQLSDRYPIISIEDGLYEEDWENWQLLSQKLGNKLQLVGDDLFVTNPTRLKKGIETNSGNAILIKLNQIGSLTETLETIDLANRHGYRSVVSHRSGETEDTTIADLAVATRAGQIKTGSLSRSERVAKYNRLLRIEDELGDRAVYAGAVGFGPRVDA
- the argC gene encoding N-acetyl-gamma-glutamyl-phosphate reductase, which encodes MGEDGFITAAIVGASGYGGVQLVRLLQEHPQVKITYLGGDSSAGKSFAELYPHLGHVVDLDIEPVDADTIAAKAEVVFLSLPNGLAWQMAPKLLEKGCKVLDLSADYRFYDLATYQAWYGEHRTDESVAATAVYGLPELYRDRIKNAQLIGCPGCYPTASLLALSPLFKQGLIVPDTAIIDAKSGTSGAGRKAKTNLLLAEADNSLAAYGVARHRHSPEIEQICTELAGHEIAVQFTPHLIPMVRGILATVYATLRDPGLVREDLVTIYKAFYRHSPWVRILPGGTYPQTKWACGTNLAYLGIEVDPRTGRVVVMSAIDNLLKGQAGQAVQCLNLMMGWQETLGLPQLSFYP
- the grxC gene encoding glutaredoxin 3, which produces MFDFFNSLLGRHPESIKAKVEIYTWQICPYCIRAKLLLWWKGVDFIEYKIDGDEAAREKMAKRAQGRRKVPQIFINGEPIGGCDELYQLDGEEKLDKMLSRAPSKGFAA
- the tadA gene encoding tRNA adenosine(34) deaminase TadA; this translates as MLPNEYQPYQRHRRWMAYAVELAVAAGEAGEVPVAAVVVDGQDSLVSAATNRQKRDRDPTAHAEILAIRQATQKQQNRYLTDCTLYVTLEPCPMCAGAIVHARLQVLVYGADDPKTGAIRTVANLPDSALSNHRLSVWGGILESDCRHLLQDWFGRRRVGG